One segment of Anguilla anguilla isolate fAngAng1 chromosome 1, fAngAng1.pri, whole genome shotgun sequence DNA contains the following:
- the LOC118231976 gene encoding uncharacterized protein LOC118231976: MRERDFMPNVERGKPATYTGDKKAKMAAKTNKKWVRLATVFAYVLSVSLAAIILAIYYSLIWKPTSASSSAGRPEGPEEVTVAANFSTNITYTNVTDANSTQTNLYLVNDTISQGSAANLRAEPQIKVFHWEDENKSPSLVSDDILSGSAPTGRYSTANNDKAAEPARQVTLDKGSISPRPADGTINNQSPTARSRTTESILDKREKREASRLVTGSGIQFHPLEGPADDTPWDLKPPSKAQAATTTNPLGLQRGTASDQAQQGSQSRNQEDLAETLAEETDII, encoded by the coding sequence ATGAGGGAGCGGGACTTCATGCCCAACGTGGAGCGGGGCAAACCTGCTACATATACCGGAGACAAAAAGGCTAAGATGGCTGCGAAGACGAACAAAAAGTGGGTGAGACTTGCCACCGTTTTCGCTTATGTGCTGTCCGTATCTTTAGCTGCTATCATATTGGCCATTTACTACAGCTTAATATGGAAACCTACGTCCGCTTCCTCTTCGGCTGGAAGACCAGAGGGGCCGGAGGAAGTCACTGTAGCAGCTAACTTCTCAACCAACATAACCTACACTAATGTCACGGACGCCAATTCCACTCAAACAAACCTTTACCTGGTGAACGACACGATTTCGCAGGGGTCAGCGGCAAACCTGCGAGCCGAGCCTCAGATCAAAGTATTTCACTGGGAGGATGAGAACAAGAGTCCTAGTCTCGTTTCAGACGACATTTTATCAGGCAGTGCGCCTACGGGACGGTACTCAACTGCAAACAACGATAAAGCCGCAGAACCCGCACGTCAGGTAACTCTGGATAAAGGTAGCATATCTCCCAGACCTGCAGATGGTACAATAAATAACCAAAGCCCCACGGCGCGCTCTCGAACCACCGAGTCAATACTTGAtaagagggaaaagagagaagcGTCCAGGCTGGTCACTGGAAGTGGAATACAATTTCATCCCCTCGAAGGACCCGCGGATGATACTCCGTGGGATCTTAAACCTCCATCAAAGGCCCAAGCTGCTACTACCACAAACCCACTAGGACTACAAAGAGGAACTGCCAGTGACCAGGCCCAACAGGGCTCGCAGAGTAGAAACCAGGAGGATTTGGCAGAAACTTTGGCAGAAGAGACGGATATAATATAG
- the plcb2 gene encoding 1-phosphatidylinositol 4,5-bisphosphate phosphodiesterase beta-2, with amino-acid sequence MDKKPNNLEFPDVKDYLVKGDRFTKWTEDSSKTSVVTMKMDSKGYYLYWVNQSRETTFLDVATIRDTRAGKYAKLPKNPKVRNVFNMDFPDSHHLAKTLTIVSGLDTVNLTYHNFFAYKENVSQDWATDILAIVYNTLRNNACRQIFLDKIYVWISLQTNKDGKIPVKNIYKMFPADKKRVESALSAAHLPKGKGDTMKADVFTEAAFKTFLMNLCPRPEIYEIFTTYSTKPYMTKENLTKFVNEKQRDSRLNEELFPPMRPEQVKNIIEKYEPCSSNANRGQISPEGLLFYLMGPETSVVLLQKLSKCHDMTQPLPHYLVKSSHNTYLTAGQFSGVSSPEMYRQCLLAGCRCLELDCWKGKPPEEEPIITHGFTMTTEILFKDVIEAIAESAFKTSPYPVILSFENHVDSVKQQEKMANYCKTIFGDALLTEPLENYPLKPGHQIPSPSEMMGKILIKNKKNSAAKQEPEAPKKTADQPQDQADQNQTEPNQPDPNQTEPNQTEPNQTEPNQTDASEADPNQTDPTQTDPNQTGPTQTDSNQTVTQESQEGEVHDDHEEHDDNDEQDEEKMKNSDEGTAGQEVTAYEAMSALVNYIQPNKFISFENAKKKNRSYAISSFVETKGGDLIAKSAVEFVEYNKRQMSRIYPKGTRMDSSNYSPQPFWTAGCQMVALNYQTMDFPMQLNMALFEFNGRTGYLLKHDLLRRSDKKFDPHTERFDTIIASTLTIKIYSGQFLSDKNVKTGVEVEIIGLPKDPKRKFRTKWSATANAINPVWNEEPFVFEKILLPEMASLRMVVHEESGKFLGHRIIPIDAIQPGFHHICLRTESNMPLTLPSIFVYIDIKDYIPAAFADFTDALFNPTKTEKPSKPHEEYVSPFELPPVTPVVKVEEQSADPVTQLDAETPAGDAPAPDAETPAGDVPAPDAETPAADAPAPDAETPADDAPAPDGDSPIEDTPAQDTEAPSDDPPAKDGDAPAEGSSAQDGDAPADNVPAPDAEAPTDAPAKDGEAPAEDTPAQDGDAPADNVPAPDAEAPTDAPAKDGEAPAEDTPAQDGDAPADNVPAPDAEAPADAPAKDGEAPAEDTPAQDGDAPADDVPAPDAEAPADAPAKDGEAPAEDTPAQDGDTPADDTPAQDGDTPVDAAAVPSLNTDPPSDPAKPQVTEEASKDSGPEPSSVTLDELKQHKSFVKVIKKYEKEIREMEKKFQKKADDLILKYKESFKSLKKKSSGKRKESGGDSTPVPDKAVELKAKLLVELKTLWEGQYDLLKKKKEQHATEQLTKLLDLAAEKHAKETQALERVKKDKNGGSGTAEDGDQSTNVEALGRKQAATLEQIKDQTNQLNHEILSEHEKKTSSLPASVRDAVNGCVSPNFPELVDQPSPDKEDGDQSGGVFRG; translated from the exons ATGGATAAAAAACCTAATAATCTCGAATTCCCAGATGTCAAAGACTACTTGGTCAAAGGTGACAGGTTCACAAAATGGACAGAG GATTCATCCAAGACATCGGTTGTCACCATGAAAATGGACTCAAAGGGCTACTACCTTTACTGGGTTAATCAGAGCAGG GAGACAACATTCCTGGATGTTGCCACTATTCGAGACACAAGAGCAGGAAAATATGCCAAGCTTCCAAAG AATCCTAAGGTTCGCAATGTGTTCAACATGGACTTCCCCGACAGTCACCATTTAGCCAAAACCTTGACAATTGTGTCAGGCCTTGACACAGTCAACTTAACATACCACAACTTCTTTGCTTACAAGGAAAATGTATCACAG GACTGGGCCACAGATATCCTGGCAATAGTCTACAACACTCTGAGgaataatgcatgcagacaAATCTTCCTGGACAAAAT CTATGTCTGGATCTCCTTACAAACCAACAAGGATGGCAAGATCCCAGTCAAGAA TATCTACAAGATGTTCCCTGCAGACAAGAAGAGAGTGGAGAGTGCCCTGAGTGCAGCCCACCTCCCTAAAGGAAAG GGAGACACAATGAAGGCTGACGTCTTTACTGAAGCTGCATTCAAAACCTTCCTGATGAATCTGTGTCCCAGGCCTGAAATCTACGAAATATTCACTACTTA CTCAACAAAGCCCTACATGACAAAGGAGAATCTGACCAAGTTTGTCAACGAGAAGCAGCGTGACTCACGGCTGAACGAGGAGCTCTTCCCTCCAATGCGCCCTGAGCAGGTGAAAAACATCATCGAGAAGTACGAGCCGTGCTCCTCCAACGCTAACCGAG GTCAGATTTCTCCAGAGGGCCTCCTGTTCTACCTGATGGGACCTGAAACATCTGTGGTGCTACTGCAGAAGCTTTCCAAGTGTCACGATATGACCCAGCCCCTGCCTCACTACCTAGTAAAATCATCCCACAACACCTACCTCACAG CGGGCCAGTTCTCAGGCGTCTCATCTCCCGAGATGTACCGGCAGTGCCTGCTGGCCGGGTGCCGCTGCCTGGAGCTGGACTGCTGGAAAGGCAAGCCCCCCGAGGAAGAGCCAATCATCACCCACGGCTTCACCATGACCACCGAGATTCTCTTTAAG GACGTGATTGAGGCTATCGCGGAGAGTGCCTTCAAGACCTCTCCATATCCCGTCATACTGTCCTTTGAGAACCATGTTGACTC AGTCAAACAGCAAGAGAAGATGGCCAACTACTGCAAGACCATTTTTGGAGATGCCCTGCTTACTGAACCTCTGGAGAATTATCCA CTCAAGCCAGGCCATCAAATCCCAAGCCCATCTGAGATGATGGGAAAGATCCTGATcaagaacaaaaagaacagTGCGGCCAAACAGGAACCAGAGGCCCCCAAGAAGACTGCAGACCAGCCACAAGACCAAGCTGACCAAAACCAAACTGAACCAAATCAACCTGACCCAAACCAAACTGAACCAAATCAAACTGAACCAAATCAAACTGAACCAAATCAAACTGACGCAAGCGAAGCTGACCCAAACCAAACTGACCCCACCCAAACTGACCCAAATCAAACTGGCCCCACCCAAACTGACTCCAACCAAACAGTCACCCAGGAGAGTCAAG AGGGGGAGGTACACGATGACCATGAGGAGCATGACGACAATGATGAGCAAGATGAGGAGAAGATGAAGAACTCGGATGAG ggAACAGCGGGGCAGGAAGTGACAGCCTATGAAGCAATGTCTGCCTTGGTCAATTACATTCAGCCCAATAAGTTCATCTCCTTCGAGAATGCTAAAA AGAAGAACCGGAGCTACGCAATCTCTTCTTTTGTGGAAACCAAAGGGGGAGATCTGATTGCCAAGTCAGCAGTGGAGTTTGTGGA ATACAACAAGAGGCAGATGAGCAGGATCTACCCCAAGGGCACCAGAATGGATTCATCTAACTACAGTCCTCAGCCTTTCTGGACTGCTGGCTGTCAAATGGTGGCACTTAACTACCAAACTATGG ATTTTCCCATGCAGCTGAACATGGCCCTGTTTGAGTTCAACGGGAGGACAGGGTACCTACTTAAACATGACCTCCTGCGTCGAAGTGACAAGAAGTTTGATCCCCACACTGAGAGGTTTGACACCATCATCGCCAGCACGCTAACAATAAAG ATCTACTCGGGCCAGTTCCTGTCGGACAAGAACGTGAAGACGGGCGTGGAAGTGGAGATCATTGGCTTGCCTAAAGACCCCAAACGCAAGTTCCGGACAAAGTGGTCGGCCACCGCTAATGCCATCAACCCTGTGTGGAATGAGGAGCCCTTTGTCTTTGAGAAG ATCCTGTTGCCCGAGATGGCCTCCCTCAGGATGGTGGTCCATGAGGAGAGTGGGAAGTTCCTGGGACACAGGATAATTCCCATCGATGCCATACAGCCAG GTTTCCATCACATCTGCCTGCGCACTGAAAGCAACATGCCTCTCACTCTCCCGTCTATCTTTGTGTATATTGACATTAAGGACTACATTCCGGCAGCTTTTGCAG ATTTCACTGATGCCTTATTCAACCCAACCAAGACTGAGAAACCCTCAAAGCCCCATGAG GAGTACGTGTCACCATTTGAGTTGCCCCCTGTTACCCCTGTAGTCAAGGTGGAGGAGCAATCAGCAGACCCAGTCACACAGCTAG ATGCTGAGACTCCTGCAGGTGATGCACCTGCTCCAGATGCTGAGACTCCTGCAGGTGATGTACCTGCCCCAGATGCTGAGACTCCTGCAGCTGATGCACCTGCCCCAGATGCTGAGACTCCTGCAGATGATGCACCTGCCCCAGATGGTGACTCTCCTATAGAAGATACCCCTGCCCAAGATACTGAGGCCCCTTCAGATGATCCCCCTGCCAAAGATGGTGATGCTCCTGCGGAAGGTTCCTCTGCCCAAGATGGTGATGCTCCTGCAGATAATGTACCTGCTCCAGATGCTGAGGCTCCTACAGATGCCCCTGCCAAAGATGGTGAGGCCCCTGCAGAAGATACCCCTGCCCAAGATGGTGATGCTCCTGCAGATAATGTACCTGCTCCAGATGCTGAGGCTCCTACAGATGCCCCTGCCAAAGATGGTGAGGCCCCTGCAGAAGATACCCCTGCCCAAGATGGTGATGCTCCTGCAGATAATGTACCTGCTCCAGATGCTGAGGCTCCTGCAGATGCCCCTGCCAAAGATGGTGAGGCCCCTGCAGAAGATACCCCTGCCCAAGATGGTGATGCTCCTGCAGATGATGTACCTGCTCCAGATGCTGAGGCTCCTGCAGATGCCCCTGCCAAAGATGGTGAGGCCCCTGCAGAAGATACCCCTGCCCAAGATGGTGATACTCCTGCAGATGATACTCCTGCCCAAGATGGTGATACTCCTGTAGATGCCGCTGCTGTCCCTTCCCTCAACACTGATCCCCCCTCTGACCCTGCTAAACCTCAAGTAACTGAGGAAGCATCCAAAGATTCTGGCCCAG AACCATCTTCTGTGACACTGGATGAGTTGAAACAACACAAGAGCTTTGTGAAAGTCATAAAAAAATACGAGAAAGAGATCCGAGAGATGGAGAAGAAATTTCAGAAGAAGGCAGATGACCTAATACTCAAATACAAGGAGTCGTTTAAATCTCTCAAGAAGAAGTCCTCTGGGAAGAGGAAAGA GAGTGGCGGTGACTCAACCCCTGTTCCTGACAAGGCTGTGGAACTGAAGGCTAAGCTACTGGTGGAGCTGAAAACGCTATGGGAGGGGCAGTACGATcttctgaagaagaagaaggaacaGCACGCCACTGAG CAATTAACGAAGCTGCTGGATCTGGCTGCAGAGAAGCATGCCAAAGAAACACAGGCACTGGAGAG AGTGAAGAAGGACAAAAATGGTGGTTCTGGTACTGCTGAGGATGGTGACCAGTCAACAAATGTT